The Juglans microcarpa x Juglans regia isolate MS1-56 chromosome 2S, Jm3101_v1.0, whole genome shotgun sequence genome has a window encoding:
- the LOC121251882 gene encoding LOB domain-containing protein 24-like — MNSGRCAACKYLRRRCPSDCIFSPYFPPNDHQRFACVHRIYGASNVGKMLQQIPSHDLRAKAADTLYFEAKYRIQDPVYGCVGMITQLHQQIHSAESELAKTQAQIAFLNSNDHAQESQVQNIETKLHPDSNILILPEQTNAAGGLWSYVPASATSTDQTSWF; from the exons ATGAACTCTGGTCGCTGTGCAGCTTGCAAGTATTTGAGAAGAAGATGCCCTTCAGATTGCATTTTCTCTCCCTATTTTCCTCCCAACGATCATCAAAGATTTGCTTGTGTTCACAGAATCTACGGTGCCAGCAATGTCGGAAAGATGCTTCAG CAAATCCCATCCCATGATCTCCGAGCTAAAGCAGCAGATACTTTGTATTTCGAGGCGAAGTACCGAATTCAAGACCCAGTCTATGGCTGTGTTGGTATGATCACTCAGTTACATCAACAAATACACAGCGCAGAGAGTGAGCTTGCCAAAACCCAGGCTCAGATTGCCTTCCTCAATTCCAATGATCATGCACAAGAATCCCAAGTTCAGAACATCGAAACCAAATTACATCCCGACTCCAACATTTTAATATTGCCGGAGCAAACCAATGCTGCCGGCGGCCTGTGGTCCTATGTTCCTGCCTCGGCCACTAGTACTGATCAAACTTCTTGGTTTTAA